Below is a window of Musa acuminata AAA Group cultivar baxijiao chromosome BXJ3-11, Cavendish_Baxijiao_AAA, whole genome shotgun sequence DNA.
ATATTGTACTTGCAACTATTGTATCAACCAAGTCATAGGGATTGGTTCATTTTATTTTTCCATTTAACTCCATGTTTCAGTTTTTTCTGTTGTGATTAAGCAAATAGGAAACTGCAAGACCATTTCCAGTTTGTTTTTGTTTATAAGTAATACTTGTGACCTAGATACAAGCCCATGTTTAAAAAAGAGAAGAGTCAATGAAGGTTGTTTTAAGTTGCAGAACTTAAATAAATAATCAAGGGTGTTTCTCCTGTTTTAGAACTTGTATGTAGGATGGTGTGCATGGGCAAGTGGGACGAGTGGCTTACTGTCTTGGTATTAAAGGGTCTAAGTTATCAGAGATCACCATTAATGTACAAGAACAGCAGGAGCAGCAACGGCAACCCTTAATATCTTAAACTATTTGGGATTGCTAAGAAATTATCATGTGTACCCATCCAATTGTTTTTCTACTCTGATCAATTGTTCACCTGTCTAGGAATTTCCTGGAGTGATTAGCTATTCTTGTGTATATGTTGATTTTGTGGTTCCTCAATACGATGCTAGCATACAACAATTTGCATAGTTTGTGATGATTCCAATATTTTGTTCTCTCCATGATATGGTGGATTGTTGACTGATTTTTGAGACAGACATGTTGTAGTTTCTGAAATAGTTAGAAAAAATTTCAGCACACTGACTGCCTACACTCATCCTTTAGACCAACTTGTTTAATGCTGGGTTCTTCTTGTACATTAAATTTTGTCCCAAATGTTGCTTTAGATTCTAGAGATTCAATGACTTTCTACTGCCAACTTGTGTTTTTGGTGGAGGCTGGCATTGTTAAGAAGGAAGACGATAAGATTCATGGTTCTTAATACTTAGTCGACTAGTTTGTCATCTAAGCTTGTTTCAACTTGTTTATGACATGTTTGGAATTCTCACCGTCGAAGACGCTCGATCAAGATAGCTCGTTTGAGTGACCAATTATGTATGCTAAGAGAAGCTTTTTGCTTCATGCTAAGATTGTCACTTGAGTATCTGAGTCACCAATCTCTCTCCAGTAATTGCCCTTCCATTGTACATTTGGAATGCCATGAATGCAACTCACTAGCTATGCTTGATGTAAATTGTTTTGTTGCTTCTAATTTGAACGAAGAGCATTGGGGCTAGTCCTACTTTGTGTCATCAGTTGAATCAAATGGTGTTTTTGGTCTGACAGAAGTCAACATCCTGTGGACAGCAACCAAATGAGATGTATATTTCTGGGTACAATGTATCAGTGGATGCTCCTGATAATATTGCTCATCTGAAGGTAAGTGGACACCACGCATCATTTGATTAAGTGTTGGAGGAGACACAAAACTCGCTATGTGGATTGAtccctttttcttctttattaCTCATTCTTATTTTGAAGGtactataaaaattatcatgtgtACATACACAACTATGTCCATGTTCTTTGCTTTTCTGACTATGATATGTTATCCAGTTAGGGTGAATGACGATGATGTGTCATTTATGTGAATGTTTAAATATTATTGTTGACAATGTGTCGAGTCTATGATAGTGTCATTTTGGTGTCGACGTattaattgctagtcataggtaccttacaagccaatcacgtaagtgatggtacgtgtgatatgatacgtattctttttgcttattatattatttggtattttatcatgcatgctgtatatattataatgtccgtGGATCTGTGCAATATGAATCAGATCGtgttgagatcacgataatgagatcgattcgcctttaaacacagaccctaaataatcctggtcataggtcacTTGAAAGGGGCATCGAGATGACCAaatagattggtgtgttgtacaCTCGTCTATATAATGGAGGcggttggtcttatagttgctcgtgtggagacactatggatacagtgcaggtgctcattgaagaatgagttcactgattaatccgcttacagaatgttggatagttgatgatacctcattgtcagacagcgattccgtcgtCTCAATAGTCTGTCtgttccttagacttaagacaccaatgatgttctgtatgagtatttcactctttgatattagTCTTATATGTCTGGAAGTTCTATATCTAGTATAATCGGTTATCGGGAgtgacaatcaaccttacgaaggttattgagtgtcgatagaggattatccgttctcggtgtcatgagaggaatatcacatgtgttttGCTTAAGCAAATCcttggccatggtcattcggattgagagaaaaagttaTTCGGGAGAATCcggttagagcaagactcgagtagaaaccgtatgagcttAACAGTATCACGTCCGGTAtatagtctttgagatattagatagatgaagaactatatatatggtaactgaggatagacatgttcaatggattagattcccttgtatcatctatgAACTATGACGTAACGACCTAGTACgtctgcaatcgatgagtcgagtgaattattatggagataataatttactgagtcagaaggagttttgatatgtatgactcacaatcagctcgatattgggcatagagggtcacatacatatggtatgtGTTACGAcgggtagaggttcagatatgagatatccgctgaaaCCTCttttttattgaatatccaataagcccttgaattattaaatactatggatgaaatccaataagaaccaacgagagattattaggtagagacctacTACCCAATACCTaataagaggctttggtagttggatggagatccaatacccaatatggcaagatccattagggttaagttgatagaggcctctataaataggagggaatcaaagggTCATGGGTTAGGCTTTTTtggctgtcacctcctattctcctctccccttctcctcctcgatcTACAGCCCCTATTTGTGGCGTGTGAACATAAGGGGCAACCATTTTTTTATTGTATGGTGTGCACGAGGAAGAGATTTGGACAGTGATTTAAGGAGCGTCTTCATagcccctaccgtgtggatcaccactagagaggaggacaattaaCCTCATTCATCATCTTACATatctaggtaacacatctttcttatacagTTTTCGGTTTTGCGGGTTTTTGCATACTAATTTTTGTACCATGATGAAAAATtttgggatttttattttttattcttccgctgtgcGTATGATGTCGTCCTAAGATTTTCCTACATTAATAGACTAAGATTTTCCTACGTAATTAGACTTTGTTTATTTCTTTCTAAATGATATTCATTGACCATAAATAATTCGAAAGTGATGTGCTTTCTTGATCCTTTGATTTGATTGTCATAAATATTTTGTTGGATGAACATTATGTTGTAAAGTTGAGTTTGGATTTGGTGTAGGATTTATTTTGTTTTCATTACATTAAATTATGAATGTAaattgattaaaatatatatGCTTCTTTTTTCAAGTGATGTGTTTTTTTAGATGACAATTTAAAGTTTCTGTTTGCATACATATAACTAACTATATGTCATTAATATTacaaatattttcataatttgttcatatcatgatggtgggTCAGAGATGATAATGTATTTGTTAATCTAGATCTTCCATCCTCGAGTGCAATGATCCTAATGTCATGGATTTTGATCATGGAATTTCCATAAGACTAGGAATCAGGGAAGCTACTAAACTGTGATCTGATGAACACCATGGATTTTGATCATTTATGAGATTATGTATTGGAGATGTGACTTCATTTTGATCTTCATTCCCTAAGGCTAGAATGGAAGTGCTTCAGCTGCAGAGGGTTAGGGTTCTTGCATTGTCCAAAATAAGACGGGCAAATAGAGTTTACTGCAACAGTTTAGAGAAAttactgctttccttttcttttctcctaAGTTGCACAAGatatgagcaagaatacataggaccAAGTCAACCATGGATCCAAGCCTTTGTTGACTTGCAGAAAAAATTCACATCAATGGGAGCCAGCCAAGCAGTTGACCTAAATTTCATAACAGCATAAATTAGCAGCTATTCCAGTTGTCCAACAGCAACAGAAGCAATTTTTCtattatgagttttttttttgagagaatatattatttttatttcttgttcTTTCATAATAATGGAATAGATATATGTTACCTTCTTTGTTAGTTGAATCCCACTTATTAGATATGGATGCCAGCAAATTGATCTACTGCTGTTGATGTGCATAGCTGCATCATATGGTTTTTATATACTTATGAGATAACTAAATGCAATGAATTCATACATATTATACTCTTTGATATGGAATGAAGAAAATTTAAGGCCTTGGTTGGGTGTTTAACATGCCAACTTAACCTCAATGAGTAATATGTTTATTCATCAAGTTGTATAGTCCAGAAAACAATTCAAACAAGAACATTGAAAAGatgttttttccctttttttttgtttttctcactTTAGCATTAGCAAATCCAATGCAAACTAATGGCATGATTAGTGGAgactaaaaagaaagaaagaaaatgatgaATTCTTTAAGAGATCCATCATTGGGATGTTCTCATATGGTGGGCAACAAATGAGAGCTTATACTATTGGTATGATACCTAGATCTTAGGAAGTTCTTCTTAATTAACCCATAACTCAACTGATCAATTAATTAAAATGGTTCATCTCATAAGATGAAGTTGCTAATGTGGgttctttgaacttgttaaaagaaTTCAACTCatgggagaagaaagaaagaaatagtgAAGAAGATTGTTTTGGTTTCATGGGCAGCGGAAATGGTGTTGGGGGAGAGCTAGTTGGAGCTGGAGCTTAATAGACAAGTGATGTCATGATACCCATTACTTGCAACTTGGTAATCACCAGAGAATTCCTTGGTTGTATAAAGCTATGGATTGACAAAGCaatttttcctttattttttttgtcTCTGACAAATAATACAATTAATGGTAGTGTTGTTGTTATCTTCTTAATTAGATGGTGATAAATTAGCATTAAACATATACATGCTAGCACCTTGTTTTAAGGTCTCATGGAGGTAGTTCGAGAGGATCCTATCTTGTAGACTTGATCAATTTAGTCAAAAACTTTCCATCAGTTTAGGTCTCGTATTGCAAGGAAAACAATGGATTTTGTAGGCTATTATAGACAATGGAAGACAATTGATGTATCTAATTTAAGCTTTCAATTAATACTAGTTTGAAGACAGCTAAGGGTTTCTCATCCTTTGATATTGCCCACCATCTCCCAAACCTATGTCCCCTCTTAATCTACCTTATCTGACCTTTGTGcaacagctctctctctctctctcttcaatatACAAAATCGACTACCTTTGTCTTTGGGGGATCTTGTGTAGTTTTAGTACTTACATGGTCTGTGTTCTTGTGAGTTTTTGGCAACACTAGAGATGAAGTGGGTGGGGATGGagctgttgatctagatgaagttCTCCACCGAATCCCATTTCAGTTTAAGTCCAAGGAAGACTGCGAAACATCTTTGAGGTATGCTTCCATTGCATTCCCTGCTACTCATCACACGGTATGCTTCCATTGCATTCCCTGCTACTCATCACACAAGTTGGGCATTGTTTGCAGTACAGAGTCTAGTTTTGTTTGGCTCTGCCTCTCATATGGAGTGGAGCATAATTCAACTGTATACACCAGCAAAATACTTCTCTTTTTCTCTCCATTAGCAACATCTTTTGCTTGCTTTTATTAATGCTCAAGGACTTGCTGAGATTGAAAGCCTCCTTCCATggcttgcaagatgaaagggctcCTCAAGGGAATAAAATACATCACCCACATCTTTGGTACTGGTTTTTGTTTATGTGCTTTTCACTCAGATGTCTAAACCTATGTTTGCTGATTAGATTTTGGGCATGGTTCTTCCTCTTGCTGTGTCACTTGCAGTGCACAAGGAGCATGAGATGGAGATTGGGTACCCGACAGATGTGAAGCATGTTGCTCATATTGGTTTTGACAATCCATTTTGGGTGAGCAACTTctgttttttcttccttttttctttcctctctctcaAGTAATCACTTTGAATCTTTCTCTGCTTGTGAGATAGATGTTGTTGAGGATGCATGAGATGATCAATTtgctaattcatatatttttggtcTGCAACATTGTGGTGCAGATGGATGAGTTCAAGTCAGCATCtgatttctcaggctccctcagcAATTATGAGTCTGCACATAGCTCTTGGGTTTCTCAAggcatactctctctctctctctctctctctctctctctatatatatatatatatatatatatatatatataaaggtactAAAGTCAAGACATCTCTCAAATTGTCCCCTAAAAATTCAGAATCATCATATAATACTTGAAAACCATTTTTATTTAAGGTTAATATTTTGAAGGCCTAACAAATAATCATGTGTTATGTTAAACTTAGAACATGTAATCCCCAAAAAGAGAGCAAAGTGAAACTCTATGACATCCATGGATGATTCTATGATTTTATGTATGTTTACATAATAATCAGGGAGTCACTTTACCCCCAAACAAATTAGTATTATTCTGATATATAATGATCGATGGAGTTATTTGCATCTCTCATACGTGTAACTATTCTACCGTAAATTGTACATGGTGTTATTTTGATCATCGACGATTAATGTTAATCATCTCTATCATTGAGAGCTACCTTTTTTAGGTCATAACCTAACATAATGTATCCATATTTTCAACCATATTTTTTGTCTTCACCGATTAAATTATTCATCCATTTGGCACTACATAAGATTCTTCTTTTAGTACGTAggcataatattatcaacatagctTATATTTGGCATGATATAATGCCACAAATGTCATTACATGACCTTTCCAAGCCAATTAGTTGCATGCTAATGTATGTGTAGTCCTCATATTCACAGTAGTTTGGCATATTTTCCTATAATTAAATCTTAACCAAAcataaattgataattatatGTTAATCTGTTTATTGAGAGAATGCAGTCCATAAATTATCTTGAGCAATAACCAGAAGACCAGTAAGTCCTCCTCCCATATTTCCTTACCTATCAAAGTGCTCATACATCTCTTCAGTTATTGCTCATTTTCCCATAATTTAAGTGTCTTGGCTCAACTTCTACTACTGTGTTGGATTCAACGCTAAGCAGTGCATTCTTTTTCTTTGCTTGAAGAGTCTGTCGTTACATGATTTGCTAACAATTGTTGCTGCAGATTTTGATCGACCAAGAGAGCTTCAAACAGCTTCTGCCATGTTCATGGATCACCGTCTGCCTCGCATACCAAAAGCCCCCCGGTCGAAGaccaagcagaagaagaagaagaacaaggtgGCATCTCCCACATCGTCGGCGCGATCGTCGAGGTCGTCGACGTCGAGACCTTCGTACTtcactgcgatcgaggatggtggTGAAATAACAGGGTCTCTGGAGTGTTCTACATATCGATCTTAATTTTATTTTGCCTGAACAACACTCGATTCTATAGCTATAGATTCAGTTGAAGAACACAAAATGATTTGGTCGGTGTACAGTATTTTACTAGATTGGGATGAAGCATGATTCTTTGATTTGTTTACTTTTGTCTTGTTCTTTGAAGTCTGACTGTCATTCTATTCTTTTCCTCACTCAGGTGCAAAGAAGCCAGCATTGGATGCTTGCTTTCGACTATAACCCTAAGCAGCACTGAGCTGTTAATTCCTGCACATCCAATTAATTACTTGTATTTtagagaaaagggaaaaaaaatgaaaaaaatcaaaAGTTCAATTGTGttatagaatttatcatgataTTCGTAAAGAACAGTCAAAACACCAAATGTTAGGCATTGGAATTGCAACTCGGACATGGTTGACAGCATGAATACATAACATGAACTGATGAACAAGCAATGCACATTTCCAAGGCACCAAGCAAAGTATATAACTTTCTGTGGTAAATATCTCGAGAACAAATACCTTTGCACCTCAGCACATCCATATGCTTTGCTTTAGAGGTTAAGGCGCCAACTTGTAAAGGTCACAGGAAGCCTACAAATGCCCCACACCATAGCGTTCTTCTCTGAGGCCCTCATCTTGAGCTCCTGCACCTTCTCCCTCATGGCGACCTCATGTGGCCTGGTGTTAGCCTGTGTTGCTGTGATGATAGCCATGGCGGGTGCGATTCAGTTCAGGGTCGGAGGATCGAAGGGGTGGTCTGTGCCTGACCCCGGTGCAATGTCGTACAACCAGTGGGCTGAAAGAAACAGGTTTCGTGTGGGAGATTCACTGTGTAAGCAAGCAGAAAAGCTTCTATGTTGTGTACTTTGAGTCGATCTGCGAAGATATCGAGTACGTTGACTTTGGTGTTCTTGCAGTGTTCGTCTACCCACCCGATAAGGACTCCGTCCTCCAAGTCGGGAAGGAAGCCTACGACGCTTGCAACACCAATGCCTACGTCGAGAAGTACGACCACGGCAACACCGTGGTCACTTTCAACCGGTCGGGGCCCGTGTACTTCATCAGTGGCGTGGAAGCCAACTGCCTGAAGAACGAGTCGGTGGTCGTGGTCGTCATGGCGGATCGGAGCAACCGAGCCGCAGCCCCAGGTGCGAGCGAGCCGAGCCCGTCGCCTTCTCCTTCGACCCCAGTCGCGAGGGAGCCGAGCCCGTTGCCTTCTCCTTCGACGGCCTCAgcgccatctcctcctcctcctccgtcgccGCCACCGAGCCCGGCCGAAGTCACACCAGCACCGGGACCTGCACCTTCGGGTGAGGAACCCAATCCTCCATCTCCTCCCTCTCCGCCAAACATGGCTTCGTCGACGAAGGTCGGCTTCATGGGCATGGTTGGCTCCCTCCTTGGATCGGTCCTACTACTTGCTTTGTGAGGTGGGGAGCAAATGAATCGCTTGTGGAGTTATCGAGCTTTTTGGCGTCATTGGTTTGAGTGGTTTGAGTGTGCCTTCCGAGAATAAACTGTTGGATTGCCACAAGCTATTCTATTCTTTCAAGTTGGTGAATGCAGAAAATTTATTTGTCTGAATGAACAACATCTCAACTGTGCTTAAGCTCAAAGTTTCTGATATTTATATTCCTAATAAATGCATTACTTTGTCCACATAATTCTGAATCTGACAATTACACAAACTTTAATGGTTTTGAGTTTGGTTTGATTCATTGCAatgaatttaaattatatgtttattattattagaagTTTTAAATTATTGCAATGGATCCCCTGCTCTGTTATATTAATTTCATATTTTAGCATTTAGAAGTTGTGATATTTAGATTGTCGAGaaatttagatttatttttttatattttatattaatatacaTGAAATCTGTGGTTTGTTATATGTTTAAAACCTCGTTTCAGATTATAATTCTGATCATATGGTATTTGATATAAACTGCAATTATTTCATAAGTTTTCATCGGAAATATTCATGAACTATTGACTTTTAAAATTCGGAAATACTAGTTATTGATgttttaattcaaaaaaatagtttttgaatcttattaatcatatatatatatatatatatatatatatatatatatatatatatatatatatatatatatatatatatatatatatatatatattacctgCGAATTTTACATATTTATTCTGATATTATTTTAATTGAAATTTTTATTATCGAATTTTTAGAGGttccattaaaaaaaagaaaacaaattgatTGAGAATTGACTGGGTTCGGGTCTCATGGACCGAACCAGATCACCCGACCCAAGACGCAGACCCAACTCGGACCGGGCGCAAAGGGACTGACGCATGCGGTCCAGGGATCGGCTCGGGTTTAACAGGCCGGCTTGGTAGAGCGGCTGAACCCGGCTTAGGCCTGCGAAGTGAGGCTCGGTTCGGGCCGTTGCGGCCTGGTGTTTAAGCCCAGTCTTCGGCCTCTCTCTCGCACGTGCAGTGCACGCGAGCATGCCCAGTCCACTGGTGAGCACAGCCCGTTGCTGCGCAAGTCTCATTGGCTCCTAATTTACACCGAACGAGACCGGTTTGACCGGTTCAGGATGATTCTACCCTGTATAATTCAAATTAGATATAATTAAGTTTAAATTAGATTAGTTTAGGATGATTCTGGATTAGTAGGATTTTATATTGATTCAATTCAGTTCTAATTGAATTAAGTTCAGTTTAAGTCAATCGAACCAATTCAATTAGGGTTTATGTCGGTTGATAGGGTGTGACTCATCGTCTTACTTATGTtgattgattatttatgagtttttaataatttatatgagagataaaaatatacaaaaaatgATAAATGTATCCAATATGATACTAGGAaagttataaaaattatataagaaGACTAGCAAGCACGATTCCTTTTAAGGATTATTAGATAGTTTCTTTATCATTATTGAGATAAATATGttcttattttgatgagaaagGAAGATCACTCTATTTATTATTGGGAGTACAATATgagaagtagatgagatttccctaactgtttgaggaaatctctctaccctgttgagggaaatcctctaacctgttgaggaaaattctcccttctaacatgtataaaaggaaggggatatgttaataacaatcaacttcttctataacttgtttatctatttattttctaacatggtatcagagcagttcctccttggcgacagcagtatcgccgtgtgttagccaagcggccacagtaacaCGGTGCCttaagcggagtcattgaagaagcacaagacacggattcagagccagtgctaacgagcATCGTCGCAccgtcttggctctgctcatccactccttcatcgccggtcttgcttttctttgccGGCCTTGCTCcttctcctatttgctgcctacagcagacactctccgtcgccgtcacgcaaggaggaaaacattctctcactgcctcctcaatagcggtgaacgGCGAACAACAGTGTCTTCCTCGCTTCTCGGCCAACAGCAATcgtaactgctgcatcttcctctaccgcagcagctttcgctgccgcttccctctacacaatgacgcctccttaacggcggtgtcctcctcctcaatagcgacgaatggcgaacgacggtgtcttcctcgcttagtcttccttgcttaacgacggctgccgcgtcttcctccttcgctgtcgcagtCGCTTCCCGGCCAGCATCAGCcacaaccgctgcatcttccttcctctaccgcagcagctttcgctgccgctttcctctatacatctaattgccgcagatttctctcactgcagtttccttgagtaccgctgcagattTTCGTGGCCATTTCCCGGCAATCCGCAGTCTTGAGTATCGTTGCAGTTTTCacggccatcttccggcgaactgcagcctctacaatctgctgcagcaagtagCAATCTacagcagcagccccctccctcattctccaccttgtgtgacctgagtatctcacacaaggttcgctgcatcttctacaaaaaaaaaaaaaaaaagtcttcattcacttcttctgatgtttcagttcctgtagggactcccacttcttgttcttctacagggcttatctccatcaatgctgccacgctgatcccctttaagttatcaaagggtggcaactatgcgtcctagcgagctcaattttctaatcttttatttggatacgacttgttaggttacattgatagctctttc
It encodes the following:
- the LOC135653239 gene encoding early nodulin-like protein 18: MPHTIAFFSEALILSSCTFSLMATSCGLVLACVAVMIAMAGAIQFRVGGSKGWSVPDPGAMSYNQWAERNRFRVGDSLLFVYPPDKDSVLQVGKEAYDACNTNAYVEKYDHGNTVVTFNRSGPVYFISGVEANCLKNESVVVVVMADRSNRAAAPGASEPSPSPSPSTPVAREPSPLPSPSTASAPSPPPPPSPPPSPAEVTPAPGPAPSGEEPNPPSPPSPPNMASSTKVGFMGMVGSLLGSVLLLAL
- the LOC108951660 gene encoding CRIB domain-containing protein RIC10-like, yielding MACKMKGLLKGIKYITHIFVHKEHEMEIGYPTDVKHVAHIGFDNPFWMDEFKSASDFSGSLSNYESAHSSWVSQDFDRPRELQTASAMFMDHRLPRIPKAPRSKTKQKKKKNKVASPTSSARSSRSSTSRPSYFTAIEDGGEITGSLECSTYRS